In Apis mellifera strain DH4 linkage group LG3, Amel_HAv3.1, whole genome shotgun sequence, one DNA window encodes the following:
- the LOC724510 gene encoding neuropathy target esterase sws isoform X2 has protein sequence MEVVELFNKCNESLGSYIFSRWIGKLITEYQTSKTLFSIIISSLVILLIISIIILRKWKNKEFLPEVKEFVGVGTGKPRFRKRDKVLFYGRKMLRKVKSISGQVHATGQGKKRKAVMRFARRLLQLKKETVPQQLKVLEPPAEYLEEDLGPGEKVPPDALYMLQSIRVFGHFEKPVFLKLCKHTEIMNLPAGSTLFKIGDPDENLFIVQQGLVNVYITGPDGSQISLKLVKTGESVTSLLSFTDVLTGHTSTYKTVSARAVEDSIVVKLPMNAFQEVFQDHPDAFVRVIQVIMVRLQRVTFTALHQYLGLSAELVNQGSHKKKQSPFSGSPVRSRTKENCSTQNIENQSNTFTTISSEHDKNEIVHISTLSSHQSVPIVISRRSQSGQNTADMVPECDSHWPNSSPITSQQGSQPDVIHTGNSHNKKRSITTEPIQQQLDEAHLVQIATEAFIRELGLEDDSILKDGKVQIREVPSGTYLMKEESHKDVALVYVISGILIVSQRVSEGRDVGQEVHMFSAHQGEIVGGLAVLTGEPSFYTIRAKHSSRIALLSKSTFFAIMREQPTVVLHVAHSVVRRLSPFVRQVDFALDWLFLESGRAVYRQGDESDSTFIVLSGRLRSVITYKNGKKELVAEYGKGDLVGIVEMVTQTPRSTTVMAVRDSELAKLPEGLFNVIKLRYPIVVTRLINLLGHRILGTWQQAHTKNGSNDTQRAAATVDARPAQVNFSTVAIVPVSDDVPLTAFTYELYHSLCAIGPCLRLTSDVVRKTLGSTIMEPANEYRLTSWLAQQEDQHRISLYQCDPTYTLWTQRCVRQADCILIVGLGDKPPSIGRTEREVERLVMRTQKELVLLHKEQSGQRPTNTVQWLNMRSWVSSHHHIQCPKRMFTRRSQYRINELYSKVLMSEPNIHSDFSRLARWLTGTSVGLVLGGGGARGAAHVGMLKAVIEAGIPIDMVGGVSIGAFMGALWCMEKNITTTTQKAREWSKKMTQWWRQIMDLTYPVTSMFSGKDFNNTIQATFGDTYIEDLWLPYFTLTTDITDSCMRTHTHGSLWRYIRASMSLSGYMPPMCDPVDGHLLLDGGYVNNLPGLLWRYIRASMTIAGVFPPICDPLDGHLLVDGCYVNNVPADEMLRQGAHHILAIDVGSQDDTDLTNYGDSLSGWWLLWKRWNPFATPVKVPNLPDIQSRLAYVSCVRQLEEVKSSDYCEYIRPPIDKYKTLQFANFDEIKDVGYQHGKTYFEGQLKAGVLPRFNADRENARALRAKHQAANQQSISSYTFTDLAQMVCKVSRGSIYVDLEIDSDTDELEEYEADLEEDAQEVGYASEPTAGILDQSPDENRLRRRTGVSLSLSDTEAESELDYHTKMF, from the exons ATGGAG gtagtagaattattcaataaatgtaATGAAAGTTTGggttcttatattttttcaagatgGATTGGCAAATTAATTACAGAATACCAAACATCAAAGACCCtatttagtattataatatcaagtcttgtgattttattaattatatctataatcattctgagaaaatggaaaaacaaagaatttcTTCCAGAAGTAAAAGAATTTGTTGGAGTAGGTACAGGCAAGCCCAGATTCAGAAAAAGAGACAAAGTACTTTTTtatggaagaaaaatgttaCGCAAAGTAAAATCCATCAGTGGACAAGTACATGCAACTggacaaggaaaaaaaagaaaagctgtAATGAGATTTGCACGAAGACTTTTGcaacttaaaaaagaaacagtacCACaacaattaaaa gtTTTAGAACCACCTGCTGAATATTTAGAAGAAGATCTAGGTCCTGGAGAAAAAGTACCACCTGATGCTTTATATATGTTGCAAAGTATCAGAGTATTTGGTCATTTTGAAAAACCagtatttcttaaattatgcaaacatacagaaattatgaatttaccAGCTGGAAGCaccttatttaaaattggagatccagatgaaaatttatttatagtacaACAAGGCTTagttaatgtttatattacaGGACCTGATGGTTCtcaaatatcattgaaattagTAAAAACTGGAGAATCAGTAACTAGTCTTCTTAGCTTCACAGATGTACTTACTGGGCATACAAGTACCTATAAAACAGTATCAGCTAGAGCTGTAGAAGATTCTATTGTAGTAAAATTACCAATGAATGCATTTCAAGAG GTTTTTCAAGATCATCCTGATGCATTTGTTCGAGTTATCCAGGTCATTATGGTCCGTCTTCAAAGAGTCACTTTTACTGCTCTCCATCAATATCTTGGATTATCTGCAGAATTAGTTAATCAAGGATcacataaaaagaaacaaagtcCATTTTCTGGATCTCCAGTTAGATCAAGAACTAAAGAAAATTGTTCTACCCAGAATATAGAAAATCAATCCAATACATTTACAACTATTTCATCAGaacatgataaaaatgaaatagttcATATTTCTACATTAAGTAGTCATCAAAGTGTACCAATTGTTATAAGTCGACG ttCACAATCAGGTCAAAATACAGCAGATATGGTACCAGAATGTGATTCTCATTGGCCAAATTCTTCTCCTATAACATCACAACAAGGATCACAACCAGATGTAATACATACTGGAAATTCACATAACAAGAAAAGATCGATTACTACTGAACCAATTCAACAACAATTAGATGAAGCACATCTTGTGCAAATAGCTACAGAAGCATTCATTAGGGAACTTGGATTAGAAGATGATTCAATACTCAAAGATGGTAAAGTTCAAATTAGAGAAGTACCAAGTGGTACATATTTGATGAAGGAAGAATCTCACAAg gATGTTGCACTTGTCTATGTTATATCTGGTATATTAATAGTTAGTCAACGCGTTTCAGAAGGTAGAGATGTAGGTCAAGAAGTTCATATGTTTAGTGCTCATCAAGGCGAAATTGTCGGTGGTTTAGCTGTATTAACCGGAGAACCTTCTTTTTATACCATTAGAGCAAAACATTCTAGTCGCATAGCACTTCTTAGTAAATCAACATTTTTCGCTATTATGCGAGAACAACCAACTGTTGTATTACATGTTGCCCATTCAGTTGTTCGAAGACTGAGCCCCTTTGTAAGAcag gtTGATTTTGCACTTGATTGGCTATTTCTTGAAAGTGGAAGAGCAGTATATCGACAAGGAGATGAATCAGATTCgacatttattgtattaagtGGTCGACTTCGGTCggtaattacatataaaaatgggAAAAAAGAACTTGTTGCAGAATATGGGAAAGGTGATCTTGTAGGTATTGTAGAAATGGTTACACAAACACCACGATCAACAACAGTAATGGCAGTGCGAGACTCTGAATTAGCAAAACTTCCTGAAGGATTATTTAACGTTATAAAACTTCGTTATCCAATAGTAGTTACAAGACTTATAAATTTACTTGGACATCGTATACTTGGCACTTGGCAACAAGCACATACAAAAAATGGCAGTAACGATACAca acgaGCCGCAGCGACAGTTGATGCAAGACCAGCtcaagtaaatttttcaactgtTGCAATAGTTCCGGTATCCGATGATGTTCCTCTAACTGCATTTACGTACGAACTTTATCATTCATTATGTGCTATTGGGCCATGTCTACGTCTTACTTCTGATGTTGTtcgaaaa acATTAGGTAGCACTATAATGGAACCTGCAAATGAATATCGTCTAACATCATGGCTTGCACAACAAGAAGATCAACatcgaatttcattatatcaatGTGATCCAACATATACATTGTGGACTCAACGATGTGTTCGACAAGCTGATTGTATTCTTATTGTGGGTTTAGGAGATAAGCCTCCATCTATAGGTAGAACTGAACGTGAAGTTGAACGTTTAGTAATGAGAACACAAAAAGAATTAGTACTCTTACATAAAGAACAAAGCGGACAACGACCTACAAATACAGTACAGTGGTTGAATATGAGATCTTGGGTTTCTAGTCATCATCACATTCAATGCCCTAAACGAATGTTTACGAGAAGATCTCAGTACAGAATT aatgaaTTGTATTCTAAAGTTTTGATGTCTGAACCAAACATACATAGTGATTTCAGTAGACTTGCTCGTTGGTTAACTGGAACTTCAGTTGGACTTGTACTTGGAGGTGGAGGTGCTAGAGGTGCAGCTCATGTAGGAATGCTTAAAGCTGTTATTGAAGCTGGAATACCTATAGATATGGTTGGAGGAGTTAGTATTGGAGCATTTATGGGTGCTTTATGgtgtatggaaaaaaatataacaacaacaacgcaAAAAGCTCGTGAATGGtctaaa AAAATGACACAATGGTGGAGACAAATAATGGATTTAACATATCCAGTAACATCTATGTTTTCtggaaaagattttaataatacaattcaaGCAACATTTggagatacatatatagaagATTTATGGTTaccatattttacattaactACAGACATCACCGATTCTTGTATGCGTACGCATACACACG GATCGCTGTGGCGGTACATTCGGGCTTCGATGTCTTTGTCTGGTTATATGCCACCCATGTGTGACCCAGTTGACGGCCATCTCCTGCTCGACGGCGGGTACGTCAATAACCTTCCAG GTTTGCTATGGAGATACATTCGAGCCAGTATGACCATTGCGGGGGTCTTTCCTCCTATTTGCGACCCTCTTGACGGGCATCTTTTGGTCGATGGGTGTTATGTTAATAACGTGCCAG CTGACGAAATGTTGAGGCAAGGAGCACATCATATTTTGGCTATTGATGTTGGGTCACAAGATGACACGGATTTAACGAATTATGGAGATTCTTTATCTGGTTGGTGGTTATTATGGAAACGATGGAATCCATTTGCAACGCCTGTCAAAGTTCCGAATTTACCCGACATACAATCGCGATTGGCATATGTTAGTTGTGTACGGCAATTAGAAGAAGTTAAAAGCTCAGATTACTGTGAATACATCAGGCCAccaatagataaatataaaactctcCAATTCGCTAActttgatgaaattaaagatGTTGGATATCAACATg gaaaaaCTTATTTCGAAGGACAATTAAAAGCTGGAGTTTTACCACGTTTTAATGCTGATAGAGAAAATGCCCGCGCATTACGAGCAAAACATCAAGCAGCAAATCAGCAATCAATATCTTCATATACTTTTACAGATTTAGCTCAAATGGTGTGTAAAGTCTCTAGAGGAAGTATATATGTAGATTTGGAAATTGATTCTGACACGGATGAATTAGAAGAATACGAGGCAGATTTGGAAGAAGATGCACAAGAAGTAGGTTATGCCTCTGAACCCACTGCCGGTATTCTAGATCAG AGTCCTGATGAAAATCGTTTACGACGAAGAACTGGTGTTTCTTTAAGTTTATCTGACACAGAAGCAGAATCAGAGTTAGATTATCATACCAAAATGTTCTAA
- the LOC724510 gene encoding neuropathy target esterase sws isoform X3 yields MEVVELFNKCNESLGSYIFSRWIGKLITEYQTSKTLFSIIISSLVILLIISIIILRKWKNKEFLPEVKEFVGVGTGKPRFRKRDKVLFYGRKMLRKVKSISGQVHATGQGKKRKAVMRFARRLLQLKKETVPQQLKVLEPPAEYLEEDLGPGEKVPPDALYMLQSIRVFGHFEKPVFLKLCKHTEIMNLPAGSTLFKIGDPDENLFIVQQGLVNVYITGPDGSQISLKLVKTGESVTSLLSFTDVLTGHTSTYKTVSARAVEDSIVVKLPMNAFQEVFQDHPDAFVRVIQVIMVRLQRVTFTALHQYLGLSAELVNQGSHKKKQSPFSGSPVRSRTKENCSTQNIENQSNTFTTISSEHDKNEIVHISTLSSHQSVPIVISRRQKTNLDWKNQNLSSQSGQNTADMVPECDSHWPNSSPITSQQGSQPDVIHTGNSHNKKRSITTEPIQQQLDEAHLVQIATEAFIRELGLEDDSILKDGKVQIREVPSGTYLMKEESHKDVALVYVISGILIVSQRVSEGRDVGQEVHMFSAHQGEIVGGLAVLTGEPSFYTIRAKHSSRIALLSKSTFFAIMREQPTVVLHVAHSVVRRLSPFVRQVDFALDWLFLESGRAVYRQGDESDSTFIVLSGRLRSVITYKNGKKELVAEYGKGDLVGIVEMVTQTPRSTTVMAVRDSELAKLPEGLFNVIKLRYPIVVTRLINLLGHRILGTWQQAHTKNGSNDTQRAAATVDARPAQVNFSTVAIVPVSDDVPLTAFTYELYHSLCAIGPCLRLTSDVVRKTLGSTIMEPANEYRLTSWLAQQEDQHRISLYQCDPTYTLWTQRCVRQADCILIVGLGDKPPSIGRTEREVERLVMRTQKELVLLHKEQSGQRPTNTVQWLNMRSWVSSHHHIQCPKRMFTRRSQYRINELYSKVLMSEPNIHSDFSRLARWLTGTSVGLVLGGGGARGAAHVGMLKAVIEAGIPIDMVGGVSIGAFMGALWCMEKNITTTTQKAREWSKKMTQWWRQIMDLTYPVTSMFSGKDFNNTIQATFGDTYIEDLWLPYFTLTTDITDSCMRTHTHGSLWRYIRASMSLSGYMPPMCDPVDGHLLLDGGYVNNLPADEMLRQGAHHILAIDVGSQDDTDLTNYGDSLSGWWLLWKRWNPFATPVKVPNLPDIQSRLAYVSCVRQLEEVKSSDYCEYIRPPIDKYKTLQFANFDEIKDVGYQHGKTYFEGQLKAGVLPRFNADRENARALRAKHQAANQQSISSYTFTDLAQMVCKVSRGSIYVDLEIDSDTDELEEYEADLEEDAQEVGYASEPTAGILDQSPDENRLRRRTGVSLSLSDTEAESELDYHTKMF; encoded by the exons ATGGAG gtagtagaattattcaataaatgtaATGAAAGTTTGggttcttatattttttcaagatgGATTGGCAAATTAATTACAGAATACCAAACATCAAAGACCCtatttagtattataatatcaagtcttgtgattttattaattatatctataatcattctgagaaaatggaaaaacaaagaatttcTTCCAGAAGTAAAAGAATTTGTTGGAGTAGGTACAGGCAAGCCCAGATTCAGAAAAAGAGACAAAGTACTTTTTtatggaagaaaaatgttaCGCAAAGTAAAATCCATCAGTGGACAAGTACATGCAACTggacaaggaaaaaaaagaaaagctgtAATGAGATTTGCACGAAGACTTTTGcaacttaaaaaagaaacagtacCACaacaattaaaa gtTTTAGAACCACCTGCTGAATATTTAGAAGAAGATCTAGGTCCTGGAGAAAAAGTACCACCTGATGCTTTATATATGTTGCAAAGTATCAGAGTATTTGGTCATTTTGAAAAACCagtatttcttaaattatgcaaacatacagaaattatgaatttaccAGCTGGAAGCaccttatttaaaattggagatccagatgaaaatttatttatagtacaACAAGGCTTagttaatgtttatattacaGGACCTGATGGTTCtcaaatatcattgaaattagTAAAAACTGGAGAATCAGTAACTAGTCTTCTTAGCTTCACAGATGTACTTACTGGGCATACAAGTACCTATAAAACAGTATCAGCTAGAGCTGTAGAAGATTCTATTGTAGTAAAATTACCAATGAATGCATTTCAAGAG GTTTTTCAAGATCATCCTGATGCATTTGTTCGAGTTATCCAGGTCATTATGGTCCGTCTTCAAAGAGTCACTTTTACTGCTCTCCATCAATATCTTGGATTATCTGCAGAATTAGTTAATCAAGGATcacataaaaagaaacaaagtcCATTTTCTGGATCTCCAGTTAGATCAAGAACTAAAGAAAATTGTTCTACCCAGAATATAGAAAATCAATCCAATACATTTACAACTATTTCATCAGaacatgataaaaatgaaatagttcATATTTCTACATTAAGTAGTCATCAAAGTGTACCAATTGTTATAAGTCGACG gcaAAAAACTAATCTTGAttggaaaaatcaaaatttaagttCACAATCAGGTCAAAATACAGCAGATATGGTACCAGAATGTGATTCTCATTGGCCAAATTCTTCTCCTATAACATCACAACAAGGATCACAACCAGATGTAATACATACTGGAAATTCACATAACAAGAAAAGATCGATTACTACTGAACCAATTCAACAACAATTAGATGAAGCACATCTTGTGCAAATAGCTACAGAAGCATTCATTAGGGAACTTGGATTAGAAGATGATTCAATACTCAAAGATGGTAAAGTTCAAATTAGAGAAGTACCAAGTGGTACATATTTGATGAAGGAAGAATCTCACAAg gATGTTGCACTTGTCTATGTTATATCTGGTATATTAATAGTTAGTCAACGCGTTTCAGAAGGTAGAGATGTAGGTCAAGAAGTTCATATGTTTAGTGCTCATCAAGGCGAAATTGTCGGTGGTTTAGCTGTATTAACCGGAGAACCTTCTTTTTATACCATTAGAGCAAAACATTCTAGTCGCATAGCACTTCTTAGTAAATCAACATTTTTCGCTATTATGCGAGAACAACCAACTGTTGTATTACATGTTGCCCATTCAGTTGTTCGAAGACTGAGCCCCTTTGTAAGAcag gtTGATTTTGCACTTGATTGGCTATTTCTTGAAAGTGGAAGAGCAGTATATCGACAAGGAGATGAATCAGATTCgacatttattgtattaagtGGTCGACTTCGGTCggtaattacatataaaaatgggAAAAAAGAACTTGTTGCAGAATATGGGAAAGGTGATCTTGTAGGTATTGTAGAAATGGTTACACAAACACCACGATCAACAACAGTAATGGCAGTGCGAGACTCTGAATTAGCAAAACTTCCTGAAGGATTATTTAACGTTATAAAACTTCGTTATCCAATAGTAGTTACAAGACTTATAAATTTACTTGGACATCGTATACTTGGCACTTGGCAACAAGCACATACAAAAAATGGCAGTAACGATACAca acgaGCCGCAGCGACAGTTGATGCAAGACCAGCtcaagtaaatttttcaactgtTGCAATAGTTCCGGTATCCGATGATGTTCCTCTAACTGCATTTACGTACGAACTTTATCATTCATTATGTGCTATTGGGCCATGTCTACGTCTTACTTCTGATGTTGTtcgaaaa acATTAGGTAGCACTATAATGGAACCTGCAAATGAATATCGTCTAACATCATGGCTTGCACAACAAGAAGATCAACatcgaatttcattatatcaatGTGATCCAACATATACATTGTGGACTCAACGATGTGTTCGACAAGCTGATTGTATTCTTATTGTGGGTTTAGGAGATAAGCCTCCATCTATAGGTAGAACTGAACGTGAAGTTGAACGTTTAGTAATGAGAACACAAAAAGAATTAGTACTCTTACATAAAGAACAAAGCGGACAACGACCTACAAATACAGTACAGTGGTTGAATATGAGATCTTGGGTTTCTAGTCATCATCACATTCAATGCCCTAAACGAATGTTTACGAGAAGATCTCAGTACAGAATT aatgaaTTGTATTCTAAAGTTTTGATGTCTGAACCAAACATACATAGTGATTTCAGTAGACTTGCTCGTTGGTTAACTGGAACTTCAGTTGGACTTGTACTTGGAGGTGGAGGTGCTAGAGGTGCAGCTCATGTAGGAATGCTTAAAGCTGTTATTGAAGCTGGAATACCTATAGATATGGTTGGAGGAGTTAGTATTGGAGCATTTATGGGTGCTTTATGgtgtatggaaaaaaatataacaacaacaacgcaAAAAGCTCGTGAATGGtctaaa AAAATGACACAATGGTGGAGACAAATAATGGATTTAACATATCCAGTAACATCTATGTTTTCtggaaaagattttaataatacaattcaaGCAACATTTggagatacatatatagaagATTTATGGTTaccatattttacattaactACAGACATCACCGATTCTTGTATGCGTACGCATACACACG GATCGCTGTGGCGGTACATTCGGGCTTCGATGTCTTTGTCTGGTTATATGCCACCCATGTGTGACCCAGTTGACGGCCATCTCCTGCTCGACGGCGGGTACGTCAATAACCTTCCAG CTGACGAAATGTTGAGGCAAGGAGCACATCATATTTTGGCTATTGATGTTGGGTCACAAGATGACACGGATTTAACGAATTATGGAGATTCTTTATCTGGTTGGTGGTTATTATGGAAACGATGGAATCCATTTGCAACGCCTGTCAAAGTTCCGAATTTACCCGACATACAATCGCGATTGGCATATGTTAGTTGTGTACGGCAATTAGAAGAAGTTAAAAGCTCAGATTACTGTGAATACATCAGGCCAccaatagataaatataaaactctcCAATTCGCTAActttgatgaaattaaagatGTTGGATATCAACATg gaaaaaCTTATTTCGAAGGACAATTAAAAGCTGGAGTTTTACCACGTTTTAATGCTGATAGAGAAAATGCCCGCGCATTACGAGCAAAACATCAAGCAGCAAATCAGCAATCAATATCTTCATATACTTTTACAGATTTAGCTCAAATGGTGTGTAAAGTCTCTAGAGGAAGTATATATGTAGATTTGGAAATTGATTCTGACACGGATGAATTAGAAGAATACGAGGCAGATTTGGAAGAAGATGCACAAGAAGTAGGTTATGCCTCTGAACCCACTGCCGGTATTCTAGATCAG AGTCCTGATGAAAATCGTTTACGACGAAGAACTGGTGTTTCTTTAAGTTTATCTGACACAGAAGCAGAATCAGAGTTAGATTATCATACCAAAATGTTCTAA